A single window of Pieris rapae chromosome 4, ilPieRapa1.1, whole genome shotgun sequence DNA harbors:
- the LOC110997000 gene encoding G-protein coupled receptor Mth2-like, with protein MRCFLIFFFVYTVSCELCSRDERLNITEGVKFENESILFEDVEYVKGNWFELEDGTFGCPCIGRTCLWKCCGAGQAYVNRSCTDVIMTEVNPFNPPVHKGAEAISINASAQFFYKYTLSCAKYLVGARANEFIYIQKNGTLYEIADDRPQWHPPARYCVEMWQDATHIEPILVAGVCYPDDPQQDVDSPALFIAYSIGLMISIPFLLATFLVYAFIPELRNLHGLCLMAYCGGLIIAYSFLSYLKLHFGKIGVDMTGCYIIAFIVYYTFQTSFFWLNIMCIDIWRTFSHGYRGTSNKRREKKRFALYGLYAWGVPAVLTAITIAMQYSENLPAGVITPGFGTQRCWFADWMSELVYFFIPVFLLVICNVVLFTITAYRIRSIRQETAILKGAESSRSDKLKKDKQRYGLYLKLFVVMGVNWSVEVISFAVGGSNWYWVLIDLSNIALGIYIFFIFVWKNKVRNLVTKKWQRLRGVRMPETSTGRWMSSSAQTEDTRISHDETGIRLKDLR; from the exons ATGAGGtgctttttgatttttttctttgtgtaCACAGTTAGTTGTGAACTTTGTTCTCGTGACGAAAGATTAAATATAACCGAGGGTGTGAAGTTTGAAAATGAATCTATTTTATTCGAGGATGTAGAATATGTGAAGGGAAATTGGTTCGAATTAGAAGATGGTACATTTGGTTGTCCCTGTATTGGGCGTACATGTTTGTGGAAATGCTGTGGAGCCGGTCAGGCATATGTCAACAGATCCTGTACGGATGTGATCATGACGGAAGTGAATCCTTTTAATCCACCTGTTCATAAAGGGGCGGAGGCAATAAGTATCAACGCATCGGCCCAATTCTTTTACAAGTACACGCTGTCTTGTGCAAAATACCTAGTTGGTGCAAGAGCTAacgagtttatttatatacagaag aacgGGACATTATATGAGATAGCAGATGACAGGCCTCAGTGGCATCCACCTGCAAGATACTGTGTTGAAATGTGGCAGGACGCTACTCATATAGAGCCGATATTGGTGGCGGGTGTGTGCTACCCTGACGACCCCCAACAGGATGTTGACAGTCCTGCGCTTTTTATCGCTTATAGTATAG GTCTAATGATATCAATTCCGTTCCTGTTGGCAACATTCCTGGTGTACGCGTTCATCCCGGAGTTACGGAATCTACATGGCCTATGTCTTATGGCGTACTGCGGTGGACTAATAATTGCCTATTCCTTCCTGTCTTACTTGAAACTGCACTTTGGGAAGATTGGCGTTGATATGACCGGATGTTATATAATAG CGTTCATCGTCTACTACACTTTTCAAACGAGTTTTTTCTGGCTTAACATCATGTGTATCGATATATGGAGAACTTTTAG CCATGGCTACAGGGGTACCTCGAACAAACGTCGGGAGAAGAAGCGATTTGCCTTATATGGGTTGTATGCTTGGGGGGTACCAGCAGTCCTCACAGCGATAACAATTGCTATGCAGTACAGTGAGAACCTGCCTGCAGGTGTGATAACACCTGGATTTGGAACGCAGAGATGCTGGTTTGCTG ATTGGATGAGCGAATTGGTGTACTTTTTCATTCCCGTGTTTTTGCTTGTAATTTGCAATGTTGTGCTCTTCACAATTACGGCATATCGCATTCGTTCGATTCGTCAGGAAACTGCTATATTAAAAGGTGCCGAGTCATCGCGAAGTGACAAATTGAAAAAAGATAAacaaag ATATgggctttatttaaaactctttGTGGTGATGGGCGTGAATTGGTCCGTGGAAGTGATAAGCTTCGCTGTGGGCGGTTCCAACTGGTATTGGGTACTGATAGATTTATCTAACATCGCCCTTGGCATCTACATATTCTTCATATTCGTGTGGAAGAACAAGGTTCGCAACCTTGTTACTAAGAA gtGGCAGAGGCTCCGAGGAGTTCGTATGCCGGAGACAAGCACAGGACGGTGGATGTCCAGCTCGGCACAAACAGAGGACACTAGGATCTCGCACGACGAAACTGGTATACGACTTAAGGATCTCCGTTGA